Below is a genomic region from Fusarium oxysporum Fo47 chromosome VIII, complete sequence.
GCAAGTCCAGCCTTTCGCCGCGCTCAAGAAGACTCTCAATGTTCTTGGTCATAATCCCCCTAACATCGTCGATCTCGCGCTTGGCGTTTCCGATAGCGTCGTCGCGACCTCCGCTTGTAGTACCGTATTCGATCATAAGAGACTTCAGTTCCGAGTTGAACGATGCTGCGCCGTAGTTGGGCATGTCGGAGAAGTCAGTGCTCTCAGGAAATTGCTGCAGGAAGCGCTTGCGGATTTCGAAGAGATAACCGAATGGTACGCGACGGCCGAGAGATGAGTcggcgatgacgaggaaTGTTAGACCGCCTGCGGAAGGGTAATCGCGATGTTCAGATGGAGATTCGGAGACATAGTGGATTTGGTGTTGGCCGTGGGTGTAGGTGAGCTTTTGAGGGTTTGTGTGTTCGATCTTGGGGAGGATGAGGGAGGCGAGGGATGAGGTTTGGGAGGAGGCCGATGTTGTGCATTCTGAGAGGATCGTGGTATTGTGCGCGATACAGGAGCTGAAGATTGTTAGCTACGTTTGTCAatattgatgatgattgaCGGACTAGAGTAGGGGAGTTGCAGGAGTCGATGACGACGCCATGATGGGCGAGTCTGCGTCTGCGTTGATGAAGTGATTgagtggtgttgaagatgaaggcgatTCAAAATGAAACCACAAGACGAGgctgaagaaagaaatggAAGCAAGGTAACCAAGATAATTAAcccaagtcaagtcaagttaGAGTCAAGTAACAAGTCTACAATGACGACTCTGGTCGCGGCGTCTCATCGTCATTCCCCACTCTCATGCGAACACGCGGAGACCGGCGGAACGAATCTCCGTCT
It encodes:
- a CDS encoding synaptobrevin-domain-containing protein, which gives rise to MASSSTPATPLLYSCIAHNTTILSECTTSASSQTSSLASLILPKIEHTNPQKLTYTHGQHQIHYVSESPSEHRDYPSAGGLTFLVIADSSLGRRVPFGYLFEIRKRFLQQFPESTDFSDMPNYGAASFNSELKSLMIEYGTTSGGRDDAIGNAKREIDDVRGIMTKNIESLLERGERLDLLVDKTDRLGGSAREFRVRSRGLKRKMWWKNVKLMALLALVVFLIIMAIVIAVKNGSG